ACCAGCCTATATAGGAACGTACAGAATCTGGTTGTGATGCTAGTTGGAGAGAAGCATAATGGCACCAGTCAAGCTTTGATGATAAACTGCCATTTTGATACAGTTGCCAGCAGTCCCGGTGCTAGTGACGATGGGGCTAGTTGTTGCGTAATGTTGGAGATCCTGAGAGTTATGTCTAGGCATCACAAACGGAACCGTCACTCGATTATATTCCTTTTCAATGGGGCTGAAGAAACACCGTTGCAAGCTGCCCACGGATTTATCACGCAACATCCTTGGGCAAAACAGGTAAAAGCTTTCATCAACTTGGAATCCGCTGGATCGGGCGGGAAGGAGATACTGTTCCAGAGTGGTCCGCAACATCCATGGTTGATTGAAGTGTACGCCCGTGCCATCCGACATCCGTTTGCCCAAGCAACAGCAGAGGAAATATTTCAGTCCGGTTTAATTCGATCGGATactgattttcgaatttttcgagATTTCGGTCGCGTGCCAGGAATGGACTTTGCTCACATAGTCGAAGGCTATCGGTATCATACAAAGTATGACAGTATTGACTATTTATCGATGTCTGTTCTGCAGCGAACGGGTGATAATATTCTAGCGTTGGCACGTGAAATCGTCAATAGTGATGAGCTGGTTAACAGTAGCAATGAACAGTCGTCCAGTAGAGGATATTCTGTATTCTTCGATTTCATGGGTCTGCTCTTTGTCAGTTACTCAACAGATACAGCCATAACCATTAACACATTGGTTTCGATTCTGGCAATTTTGGTGCCATATTTTGGACTCAGTCGCACTGTAAGAAACGTTGGAGAAGCAGCCATCGCCAAGGAGATCGTTTATGGTTTTCTAGCTATCGTGCTGGGAGTGGTTTTAAGCATTTTTGGTTGTCTTGTCGTGGGTTGGCTACTTGACACCATCGGGCGAGCCATGACTTGGTATTCTACCCCGTATTTAATCTTAGGTTTGTACTGTGGCCCGGCGTTGTTGTCACATTGTTTTGTGCAGACGACAGTAAAcagatttttaaacgaaaagaaGGTAAACTAGCATAGCAATCCATACTTAATACTCCGTTACTAATTCGTTTCCCCTTTTCAATAGGCGGTGCTGAATCTGTCGCAATTCGTTCAATCCAGACTAATCGGAGTCAGTCTGTTCTGGGCGTTGCTAGTAGTTTTGTTGACCTTTTTCGGGATACGCAGTGCCTACATATTCATGGTGTTACTTCTGTTATCGCTCATGTCGTCACTCGTTACGGTTGCGCTTGGCTATCAAAATACTGTTCGAAAATGGCTTCTTGTACATCTTGGCTTTCAGTTCATTACAATGCTGTGGGCAACACAATTCTACCATTTGTTAATAAAAATGTTCGTACCCATTGCCGGTCGCGGGGGTGCCGCTAGAAACCCAGAATATTTTGTAGGTTCGATAGCAGCTGTTTCTACTCTTTTGATCAGTAGTTATCTGCTTCCGTTGGTTGCCCTACTGAAGGAAACCTCGTATGTAACCGCACGGTTAACGATTCTCATTTTGATTGCCGTTTTGTTAGCTTGCTTCACACAAGTTGGTTTTCCGTATCGTGATGATAGTTCGAAGGCACCTACTCCTCAACGGCACTTTGTAACGGTGggttgaacatgtttttttttttctacaaccGTATTTGAGAAGACATTCTGTTTCAGCATGTTCTGCGGGTGTACCACGACAAAGATGGACTGCTGAGAAGAAAAGATTCTGGATTTTTATTTCGTGAAATGGATCGTAACTCATATCGCGTGATTCGAAGTGTTGTTGCTCCGGAATCGATGGTAGCAATGCAAGATATGAACACGTGTGAGACTGAAATATTTTGTGCCGTTCCGTTCTATTCAATGTGGCATCAGATTCGATTTGAGTAAGTGATGTTTGAATTCTCAACCTTATAGCAAAGTTGGCATAATTGTTTTTATATAGTAACTATTGGATGCCTGGACCAGAACCGGTTGCGGATAAGGTGGTTAAACTCGTTCATCAAAGGAAGGACCAAATCAGTGATCACGTTCAACGGCTAAGTTTCACTTTGGAAGGTAGCATTCAATCGTCATTAATTATTGGGCCAAAGCCTGGAGTGAAACTTGCTAACTGGAGTCTACTGAACGAAGTAACTCCGTCCACTCGTTTCAACAATCAGTATGGGCATTTTGTACTGATCACTCATGGGCTACCGGGGGAGCCTTGGAATGTGACGTTGGATTTCGAACACGAAGATAAAGATCACAAAGGATTTCTAGCAGACATAGCAGTCGTAACAACGTTTTGGGAGTTCCACCGAAATCATACGAGTGAATTTACTGAACTGATAAGTAAATTTCCTACGTGGGCCCATGTCGTACCATCCGTTGCAGTGATGAATGTTTACGTGTTTTagtacattaaaaaaattaacaaatttaTCAATTGACTTTTCTCACATTAATAATCTCACATACCAAATCAACTTAGACCAAAACAAAGTTTCACACTTAGctcacatacaatcaatcaatgtATAAAAAGGCGCGTCTACAGATACTAGCAATACCCTCAAAACTTCGAACaacaaaaatggaaataaaacggaaatcagTCACAATAATACTTTTGACAACAACAAACGCCGACGATGAAACAATGGATGAAAAGACGAACCACAAACAAAGTGTTTTTCAAACCTGGAATGGAACGAAATGCAAGCTTCTTTTCCCCAAtaaaacgagatccaacaaaaaatatattttagctaaaaaaattgctcaatcggccacgtaacacTAGCACGTGAATGAGCCTGAAAATGTATTTCTTGAATGAGAGCAGTATGTACTCGAAGAAAATGCAACATTTTCTGTGATAACTTTTTATGAgtgaaaattaatgaaattcttCGAAAACCTTTACATTTGCAAAATTTGGTTACAATCTGTCAAGTGGTTATCGAGATGCCTTCCAAGCAAGAAGtgcttgaacaaaaaaaattgtgttcggtTGTGGAAAACCCAACGCCGTCTTGCAGATGCAAAATCGACAATTCTACTATGTCTCGTGTGGTAAAATCGTTTAAGAAGataaccgcgtaaaaaaccatCGACGACtcaatatattaaaaaaatcatccagACTTCCGATTTAGAATTTCAACCTCAGCAGTTAGGGAACAAaatttaggataggaattttagatctggattctggaactaaatgttagatctgaactccgaaattgaattttggaaccatgacttctgaatcagaattttattcctgaactcagtttcataatttaatttctgaacttagttttagaattcaattccaaagttcagttccagaatttaatttcaaaattcagtttcagaattcagaacctgcattctgaaactaaattcggaagttgaattctggaactagattttggaactaaattcagttcctttaTTCGGGTTTGAaattcaagttcaaaattcagtttcatattTCTAGAACTTTCGTTCAATACCCCATTTTCTACTCCGGTTttccacaacatttacttcactatgtttctttcattctcttccgtaacatcaccatcatcgcccacggaaggccaCTCCAGTCGACCAGCAACATGCGGGCCACAAAATGATACGACCACCATCGAAGTACCTACGCCATCCGGACAATCCCCATGTAAGATCCAGTCCACCAGCCGTTTCCGACCACCAACTGAAGACTGTCTCCCCAGATTTGCGGTGATCAGCATACGACAATGTGAACCAAATACAACATCATTATAAAACAATAAATTATCCTAGTCTTAAGTTTTGTTAAGAAATgcactcggcatcttagagctaaggcagtgcgccttattaaatatatgaAATTAAATCTTGAGTTAAACTCATGAACTGAATTCTCTATCGgtgttctgaaccagaattttgcGACTGGATTCGGATCCTGTTCCATATTTCGCTTTTAGTTAAGTTTAAGTTCCTGAACCCTAGTCCAGAGAAGCTGTCATTCGCCATTAGGCCCTTTGGTCTTGGGACGATCGAGTTCATAGCAGTTCAATATGAACCGCTAGCAATAAATCATATACATATTGTATAGGGATAGGAAATCACTTACAAACAGAATTTTGTATCTTGACTTCAATGTATTCGTTCTAAATAAAATGATGAACCAATGTTACCATCGACACCCCCTTTGATGGAAACATGCGCCAACGTGAATTTCGACCGGTGTACAGTTTCGAAACCGTAGCGATATCGATCCAACAAAACGACTAGTTTTCGCTTCGATCAACCGTAAAATGTCCTACCTTTGTTTGGGTCCGATAAGCGCGGGAAAAACACTTTTGCTAACTTGTCTACAGAATCCGGACTCCGTGACATTCACCTCGCACTCGGTCCCTAGTGTCGGTaccaatttgttcaccattaaaATTCCACCGATCGTGATCGACGAGAAGGACATAAATGTGAAACCATTGCCACCGCCCCGGAAGCGAGATGTAGCACAAATCCGTGAAGTTGGAGGCTGTCTGGCGCCAATTTGGAGAGATTATCTGAACAAACCGGTCGATAAGATTATTTATGTGGTGGATACGTCCAATCTGTGCCAAATTTCCGCAGCTGGTTTGTTAAAGAAGAACGTTTCGTGAGTAGTCGTTCAATCACGGGATGCTTTGTATTCTTCCAGGTGTTCTGCTCTACTCTATGTTAGCTGAACCAAGATTACAGAAGGCAAAATTTTTGTTGGTACTTTCTaagatggatctagcctatcgTCAGATGCGGAACGAGGCTCTTCTGATGCTGCAGATGGAGAAgtttaaaaaacaaattcagCAGGAAATAACGATTGTGGAGTTTAGTGCAATCAACAAGGATGGGATTGATTCCATTTACAATTGGCTGGGTGCGTAATCGATCCACTATAGCTTGAACTTGAAAAAAATACCAGTTAAAATAAAGCgtttaaaaataactaaaacaaTGTTACTtctatgtttttttaaatatttttttcacttcatttttgtttcaaaattttctttacgtttcgtgctTAGCTAGGAGACTCGAACTGCTAGTAAAGTATTTTGTATACCGAGTTCGCCATAGGTCCACCAGCCAGCCTCACCAAAATGCATTGCTTGCATTGAATGGATTCAAATATTACAGAGAGGCTTTCGATCTGTTATATTTTTGCATGGATGAAAGACTACGTCTaattcaaaatacgaaaaaaaccgtacaaaccgtggtcaggttttgaacatctacagctcaaccgattttaaacaGTAATTTGAAAACATTGCACTTACGGCTTGGAATTATTTCCTATTGAAGTACTTAAAAATATACATTTCAGATAAACAGGGGtcggaatttttttcttcttctaatcGTTGTAGCTCGGAaactgttaattgtacaaaaagggCGTCgaaaaagttgtagaaaattgattgagcacttaaaaaaacaaataacagAATGGCAGTTTATTATATATGGCGcttgtcttacaagccagttgtcgtatgttcgagccccggtcTGGGAGAATTCTAgccttgaatctaagtttgtgaaaatcggtttagccatctccgagaaaagttagtgcagaaaaacgttacataaacacatacgcacatacacacacacacatagacattttgtgtactcgacgaactgagtcgaatggtatatgacactcgatccTCTGGGATCGGATTATAAAAAAACACTCGATTTTATCATCATGgggaatttttttcaaactgacAAAATCGAGTGTTTTTTATAATCCTTATAATTTTGACACAAAATGCGCAACTTCCGAAACGTGGTTTTTGCTTCTACTTTAACCTCTATTTCtccgattttgaaaaaattatgagTTTCGGGTGAGTTATCTGTCTAATTCAAAGTGGTTCGAAATTCCCCATTCTCCCCTGTATATTTTTCTACATTAGAGTGCTtaacaccatttttgtacacaCTTTgagtaaaaatgttttttcaaaaacgCATGCACTTATGCAGCTTGTTCAAGattatttttcgtttggttgataaaaatatacttactgaaaattttaatagctgtttgacagttagtttttacgaaaatcagtatttacagaagttcgaTTATTGAAAGATAGTTTCACCAAacggacagtatgatttttaccgtactcggagaCTATTCAGGTTTACCGTATAAATTGTACATCTATTTACAGagttctgtaatgaaaacttgcgtaGTACTGATCGCCcgggaaaaatttgcataatgtaCCGAATTATTGgttatttctattgattactGAAAGTTTTCGTCGAAAAATTACCGAGCAATGGAATCAAATATTAGTGTGTACAATGCACTATTTCCGAGTACAGTGATATGATAATAGTCTATATAACAATCATTCATTCGTCTCTCTATCtatgtcaaataaatggtttgtcACATTGAAGACGTCTGCAAAGATTCATCCGAATCGGAGTAAGTGAAGTCTGATGATCGGCTACAcattttctggaattgctctgttGAGAAACGGCTAATCCTTaaattattttatgtttttgaaaagtgAACCCCACCCCCCCCACCTCCGcattggaaatgaagtgtgtgcAATGTTCGGAAAAAATGAAACAACTTTTATAGCTATATATTTGAAAACACTACGATGATTCAAAGTTATCGTGTTTGAAAGTTTTATTAAAGGCAAGAAGGAAGGGTAGCGTATTAATTACTCGTTGCGAGTTCTAGATATTGTTGTAGTAGAAGGCTAGGCATAGTACAGATTACAACTGTACCGTTGTAAGTATGTGCTTGCAACGACTTACTAACTAGTTTCTGTTAAGTATAAATTGTAGCAATTAGTTGGAACAATGAACAGTAGGTCATATAAAATTGCATAGTGTTAAACTAAAGGGTATTGCTTTATTCATTTAGACTTATGATAGTTTATTCGATATGAAAGATCTACTTTGTTCATTCAACTGATATCCTATAAGCAAATGATAAGAGCTTTAGGTAAAATTGCGTAAAAGCTTCTGTTGAAATTCTactgaataaacaaaaaaaaaaaaacaaaaacttctAGTCGACTACGTCGTTATTGCTAATATTGTTTTCTTTTGTGTCTTATAAAGAGATAATATCAAGTGAATGCCAAATAGCAGTTACATTTAGGAACTATAATTGCGAAATGAAATGGTGTGCCAGCAAtaatattataaaatattattgAACATTGAAAATTGTTAGTCCCTATCACGAAACGGACTCGTGATTAAAAGTTTAAATCTTACCATAATCCATTACCTTACAATTTGTAAGACTATTACTAATATTATCACCTAGTTGAGCATGCAAAAGTGCTTTAGAATGTGTAGCTATTGACCGCAGCAACCGAAGGAACGACATGCGCCCATGTCGGAACCCGTGCTAGTAATTTATTAAAAACCGGCGTATGATGTTTCTGGTGTTCCCAGAATGTTGTTGTAACGGTCATGTCAACAAGCGGTCCATCATAGTTGGGCATTTCGTGCTGAAATATTTACCAAATGCGATTAAGCTTGACTGTTGCTTATAAGTATATAAGTATACTTACTCGAAGCTGAAGTGTGATGTTCATTGGTCCGGGATTGAGACCACTGCTAATAAGTACGAAGTACCCTCTCTGTCCGTTGAACTCGATCGGATCTGGAATCTCACTGACAATGTCCCACTTTGTGAGTGAGACACCCGGCTTTGGACCGATGACTAGGGCACATTGATGATCACCTTTTAGAGTGAGCTGCAACCTCGTCACATGATCCGTCAGTTTGTCCTTATTTCTTAGATGACATTTCACCTCGGAGTGTATCAATGGCGACGGTCCCGCAAACCAGAAATTTCTGGAAAATGAAATAAGATTTGAAATATCCTGGTAATATCATACGATGCTGGAATTTTGGTTACTAACTCGAACAAAACCTGATGCCAAATGGAGTAGAAAGGAATCGCACAAAACAGCTCCTTTTCGCATGCGGGAATCTCGCGCATGGGAGTGATTGTGTCCGGCATCGCAATACCTTCAATGGTTTTTTTAGCATTGCGATCCAGCTCCTGCAACAGAAAGCCTGAATCGGTATAACGTACGCCGCCGTTGTAGTCGTAGAATGTTCGGAGTGTATGCTATGTATAGAAAGAATCTATAATtagatcaacggaagggaatagTCGGGATTTGCACAGCCAGTGTTTCCATTCGTTTTTTATAGCGAATCATAATAACAAAATATTCAATAATCCAAATTTGTGTATCGTTGGGACCGATCTATTAATTTGCCGGATCCATCATATTAATACACGAACAAATAGCACGCTCAGTTAAATCCAAAGAGAATAAAAAACGTGCCGCGGGACTCACAGAGAGGTAAACTTTTCCGTTTGCTGAAAACTGTTCAACAGCGTTGAACACTGATTTCTCTGTAATCGGTTCCACGTTTAAGTGACCAGCAGCAGTTAGTTATCATCCTAACTTTGTTCCTTCCTCTAAACCGTTTTTCAATCTTTGATACTTCTTGGTGGAATCCGAATTGACCGAGATTATCTGGGAAAAATTCCAAATGAGAAtgcaaaaaaatcgaatttttataGACAAGCTGACTCGTCGaacaaatggtttcaaatggtcGTATAAGCAACTTTGTTTATCTTCTCGTTTATTGAATACGAAGCCGTTCCTAAGTTTACAGGATTAGAAGAAAGTTTACTCTTATTCGAATTGGTTTCGCAAATTTTTAATGGCTGCCCTCGTGACTTTGTCGTCATTGCATTTGCAGACGCAATAGGACATTTTAAACCGAAAGTCAAATCGTTTTAGACCATCAGGAGGAAAATTCTTCTTTTTACTTCTTTTCAGTCTCACTGCTAGTCTAATACCATAAAAAAAGTCGTACTGAATTGATGTTACAGAGCGTGTCAGATCAAGAATCATCAATCATGAGAAATTTAGCAACAAAATGATAAAttaagaaattcaaatggcagtgCTGTgcatacaatatactgttctTCAACTTGTTCATGAATAATGACTTCAtttaaatacacacacacacacaaattttgaattttacagttgATCTAATCCCACAtatgatgaaattcaaataatttgtcaaatgacggaaaattccatttgtaatgacttaatgatgGATGAGCCTGAATTTTAGTGGTTTCGAAAGTTATTTCTATTTGGCTAGCGAGTGCGACTGCATGAATTTATATGAACCACTTACCAGCTAAGCTGAGGCGTGCTTccatggctcagtcgattaatggacgtactttgcgatccaatgattctcggatcAAGTCGTCGCTGTcagtatttttcttttatttcaatgaatttcatgtatatgTCCTTGAACGTGAATTTACGTGAAATGCAACACTGAAATGTTCAccatataaaatgtaaaatcacaaggtttTTTTGAAGTGTGAAAGGCATTCGCATCAATTAGTCAAGTAATTTTGCCGAAAACTCACCCTACAATCAACGATTCGCGATAAGAGACCAGAGAATCAATGTGCAAAGAGTGCAATACTTCTGTTGCAGTGAAGCGAAAATAAATAGTCAATGTACCAGTACTCGTATTATCATTTGAGCCAATGTATTTTGAACAGTATTTGCACTTATGGGTATGAGACTCTGCATCTGCACTCAGGGCAATGAAACTGAAGTCCCGCAACGATTTTAGTTTCCTCCtgatctgtcaaattttgatgtttttcacAAACACCAAGAAGTCTCATTCCATTACAGAAATCGTCTTTGACATTAGTATTTcattagctttattggattttatgtgatgtaacttaacttaacttgtaaccgaaaatatcaaaactttctcggccacccggcccatcgagagtcattttgcacatatgcgagagagcatggagagaaatgtaatacgcacagcgagccacgtggttttacgcgacctactggcctcagcccttaaagcacgtggttcgaaatgacgaatcacatcgatcaagtaTGTATATGAAATCTCCACAGAAAACAaagcgttgcgcgccaaaaataTGGCGCCGAAATAGAAgtttagaacagatatccatcacAACGTTGCGAATAGCCTAAGGGTGGATAAGCATTTTTAATACGGTTTTGTGTTATGTTCGACCAGATAAAAAATATCTTCTGTCACTTTAAAAGTGTATAAACACTGGTTCACTGTGTAATatgaactaaaaactaaaacagttttaagccaaatttaaaaggaTTTCCGAAAAGTTAAGCACCTTCGATTGAAATAACGGtttgaaataaaactaaaaacagTTAGTATGGCCATTAACcaacatgacctacaaattggaacaattttgaaacattaaaaacttatcacctGTAAGACCTGTCAATTTGTTAATTTGGCCCTAGAATAGCTTGATCTGGAAACTCTCTAAATTTTCAATAGTGAATAAATAACTGATAAGTTGCTTTATCAATTCGATatgaactgctaacgcactgatCCATAATAATTAGGATTAAACTTGACGTATACATTTTTTCGAGTTTTTCAGTCCCACTGATTACTTACCGTAATGTAATGTCGCTGGACGGTCGGTGCCTTCATGCTGTCGTCTCTGTAAGGGAAGCCCACGTGCGTGAAAGTTGCCAGAATCAGTGCGATCGACGTGATCGCGACCAGCTCACCGAGTAGCttgtcagtctttttcagtagaAACAGTAACGGTGTCATGTAGCTACAGCTGAACAAAGTAATGGCAGCCGCCATTGCTCCGATTATAAAATCTGGATTGACGGACGCACCGATGCGTCCCATTATTGGAATGAACATGTTCAGCATCAAGTGATAGAATTGTGTGCACCATAGCAtggcaaatatttgaaaaatcaaatgaaCAAAGAGCCATTTGTGAACCGAGTTCTGTAGTCCAAACATTGAAATTAGGGTATTCGATAACAGCGAGAAGAGTATCAAGATCATGAATACGTATGCAATTCGATATCCCGTAAAAGTGATTCCCAAAGTCACCATCCCCCAGAACAAATTGACACCATTCAATCGAGCTTGAACCTTCAGGGCTAGGCTGAGTGGGGTCTGAAAGCGCA
This genomic window from Malaya genurostris strain Urasoe2022 chromosome 1, Malgen_1.1, whole genome shotgun sequence contains:
- the LOC131436144 gene encoding endoplasmic reticulum metallopeptidase 1-like, which gives rise to MLDQSKIKKTSTRMEQRQGYDASLHKIASQLGIVGIALMLVCGAISSYLCTNLPDALTRDDLENNPGAFIAERAWENLKALNGFGPKPTGSVANEKITADYLKREIELIKASSHTSQELLMKHQIVSGGYAVRSSGTSLYRNVQNLVVMLVGEKHNGTSQALMINCHFDTVASSPGASDDGASCCVMLEILRVMSRHHKRNRHSIIFLFNGAEETPLQAAHGFITQHPWAKQVKAFINLESAGSGGKEILFQSGPQHPWLIEVYARAIRHPFAQATAEEIFQSGLIRSDTDFRIFRDFGRVPGMDFAHIVEGYRYHTKYDSIDYLSMSVLQRTGDNILALAREIVNSDELVNSSNEQSSSRGYSVFFDFMGLLFVSYSTDTAITINTLVSILAILVPYFGLSRTVRNVGEAAIAKEIVYGFLAIVLGVVLSIFGCLVVGWLLDTIGRAMTWYSTPYLILGLYCGPALLSHCFVQTTVNRFLNEKKAVLNLSQFVQSRLIGVSLFWALLVVLLTFFGIRSAYIFMVLLLLSLMSSLVTVALGYQNTVRKWLLVHLGFQFITMLWATQFYHLLIKMFVPIAGRGGAARNPEYFVGSIAAVSTLLISSYLLPLVALLKETSYVTARLTILILIAVLLACFTQVGFPYRDDSSKAPTPQRHFVTHVLRVYHDKDGLLRRKDSGFLFREMDRNSYRVIRSVVAPESMVAMQDMNTCETEIFCAVPFYSMWHQIRFDNYWMPGPEPVADKVVKLVHQRKDQISDHVQRLSFTLEGSIQSSLIIGPKPGVKLANWSLLNEVTPSTRFNNQYGHFVLITHGLPGEPWNVTLDFEHEDKDHKGFLADIAVVTTFWEFHRNHTSEFTELISKFPTWAHVVPSVAVMNVYVF
- the LOC131433836 gene encoding ADP-ribosylation factor-like protein 16: MSYLCLGPISAGKTLLLTCLQNPDSVTFTSHSVPSVGTNLFTIKIPPIVIDEKDINVKPLPPPRKRDVAQIREVGGCLAPIWRDYLNKPVDKIIYVVDTSNLCQISAAGVLLYSMLAEPRLQKAKFLLVLSKMDLAYRQMRNEALLMLQMEKFKKQIQQEITIVEFSAINKDGIDSIYNWLGA